The Fusobacterium polymorphum genome segment CAGCTAAATCTAAAACTGATTTTTTTATTGTAGCAATTTTATCTCTTAAATCTCCTCTAAGCTGATTTAAAGATAAAGACAGAGATTTCTCTGTCTTTCCATGTATTACATCTATTACAGCTTCTGCTTGTGTTAAATCTATTCTTCCATTTAAAAAAGCTCTTTTAGTAAATTCTCCAATTTCTGCAATTCTTGCACCATTTTTTAAAACTACTTCCAATACTTTTTCTGTAACAAGATAACCACCATGACAATTTATTTCAATTATATCTTCTCTTGTATAAGTATTTGGTGCTTTCATTATACTAACTAAAACTTCATCAACTATATGTTCATTATCAATAATATGACCATAATTTATAGAATAATTTTTTAATTCACTAACTTTTTTATTTTTAGGTCTGAATATTTTTTCAAGTATATTAAGAGAATCTTGCCCAGACATTCTAACTATACTAATTCCACCTTCACCTCTTGAAGTGGAAATAGCAGCAATAGTATCTAATAACATTACTCTTAACCTCTCTTTTTCTTAATAACTATATATCTCTTTGGATCTCTACCTTCACTATATGTGTCTAAATCTGGATATTTATTTACAACTTCATGAATAATTTTTCTTTCTCTTGGTGGCATAGCATTAAGTCTAACTGTTTTACCATATTTAGAAACTTTTTCAGCCATTCTTTTAGCTAATATTCTTAAAGTTTCATTTCTCTTTTCTTTAAATTTTTCAACATCAATTTCAATTCTACAATTTTTTATCATTGAATTTAAAAGATATTCAAAACTATTTAAAGTTTTTCCTTTTTGCCCAATAACAAGTGCATTATCTTTTCCAAAGAATTCAACTACATAGACTCTTTCTTTTATTCTTTTTAATTTGAATTTTATATCTAACTTCATTTTTTCAACAAAGAAAGATACTTTTTCTGTTATTTCTTTTTCAAGTTCAATATTTTCTATATTATTTTTATGAGAAGTTTCAACTTTCTCTGCTTTTTCTATTTTTTCTTGTTTTTCATATTTTGGATTTTTTTCTACTTTTTCAGTTTTTGGAGTAAAATTTTTTTTCTCCTTTACTTCTTCTCTCTTTTCTTTCGTTTTTATAGAAATTTCATATGTTCCAGGTTCTGTTCCAAATAGTCCAAAAAACTTTTTACGAGGTTTTACTTTTTCAACTATCTCAACAGCTTCATTTTCAGTAAGTTCAACCCCTAAAATATTTAATGCTCTTTTAAGGGCTTTTTCTTTATCAATAGCTTTTATTTCTATTGTTTTTTCTATACCCATACTAAGCTCCTTTTTTCATTATGAAATATTGTTGAATAACAGCAATTAAACTTGATGTTAACCAATAAAGTTGTAATCCTGATGGCATT includes the following:
- a CDS encoding protein jag, which gives rise to MEKTIEIKAIDKEKALKRALNILGVELTENEAVEIVEKVKPRKKFFGLFGTEPGTYEISIKTKEKREEVKEKKNFTPKTEKVEKNPKYEKQEKIEKAEKVETSHKNNIENIELEKEITEKVSFFVEKMKLDIKFKLKRIKERVYVVEFFGKDNALVIGQKGKTLNSFEYLLNSMIKNCRIEIDVEKFKEKRNETLRILAKRMAEKVSKYGKTVRLNAMPPRERKIIHEVVNKYPDLDTYSEGRDPKRYIVIKKKRG